From Chryseobacterium gallinarum, one genomic window encodes:
- the ureB gene encoding urease subunit beta, translating into MIPGEIFVKEGTIICNDGRETVKIKVTNTGDRPIQVGSHFHFFEVNKAMSFDRGKAFGKRLNIVASTAVRFEPGEEKEVELVEIGGTKKAMGFNNLVDGQVDSEDQKKISLAKVQELNFKNQ; encoded by the coding sequence ATGATACCAGGAGAAATTTTTGTAAAAGAAGGCACTATTATCTGCAATGATGGCAGAGAAACTGTCAAAATCAAAGTAACTAATACAGGAGACCGTCCCATTCAGGTAGGTTCCCACTTTCATTTTTTTGAAGTTAACAAGGCGATGAGCTTTGACCGCGGGAAAGCTTTCGGAAAGAGACTGAATATTGTAGCAAGTACTGCAGTACGTTTCGAGCCGGGAGAAGAAAAAGAAGTGGAATTGGTAGAAATAGGAGGAACCAAAAAAGCAATGGGCTTCAATAACCTTGTTGATGGACAGGTAGATTCTGAAGATCAGAAAAAAATAAGCCTTGCAAAAGTTCAGGAGTTAAATTTTAAAAATCAGTAA
- the ureC gene encoding urease subunit alpha, which yields MSLHVDRKQYANILGPTAGDKIRLGDTEIIIEIEKDFTHYGDEAVFGGGKTVRDGMGQNVTAKRDEGVLDLCITGAVIIDHWGIVKGDIGIKDGKIVGIGKAGNPDTMDGVSPNMIIGASTEVHGGKGYIVTAGGIDTHIHYICPQQIETSLYSGITTMIGGGTGPNDGTNATTVTPGKFNMQKMLEAAEEYPMNLGFFGKGNCSAEEPIEEQVEAGALGVKIHEDWGATPATIDAALKVADKYDVQVAIHTDTLNEGGFLEDTMRAINGRVIHTFHTEGAGGGHAPDIIKAAMYPNVLPASTNPTRPYTVNTIDEHLDMLMVCHHLSKNIPEDVAFADSRIRPETIAAEDILHDMGVFSIMSSDSQAMGRPGEVITRTWQTASKMKEQRGDLAEDKDSGNDNYRAKRYVAKYTINPAIAHGISEYVGSVEEGKLADLVIWKPALFGVKPEMIVKGGFVIAAKMGDPNASIPTPQPIIYRNMFGAHGKAKYGICANFVSQISIDNGTIASYGLEKMILPVKNCRNIGKKDLIHNDKTPLIEVNPENYKVTVDGEYITCEPAEKLPLTQLYYLF from the coding sequence ATGAGCTTACACGTAGACAGAAAACAATACGCCAATATATTAGGTCCTACAGCCGGAGACAAAATCAGACTGGGAGACACTGAAATTATTATTGAAATTGAAAAAGATTTCACCCATTACGGAGACGAAGCCGTTTTTGGAGGAGGGAAAACCGTACGTGATGGTATGGGACAGAATGTTACCGCCAAAAGAGATGAGGGGGTTCTTGACCTTTGTATCACAGGAGCCGTAATCATCGATCACTGGGGAATTGTAAAAGGAGATATAGGCATTAAAGACGGTAAAATCGTAGGAATCGGTAAAGCCGGTAACCCTGATACGATGGATGGAGTATCTCCTAACATGATCATTGGTGCTTCTACTGAAGTCCACGGTGGAAAAGGATATATCGTAACTGCCGGAGGAATTGATACCCACATCCACTACATCTGTCCACAACAAATTGAAACCTCTCTATACAGCGGAATTACTACCATGATCGGAGGAGGAACAGGTCCAAACGATGGAACGAATGCCACAACAGTAACTCCGGGGAAATTCAACATGCAGAAAATGCTTGAAGCAGCAGAAGAATATCCAATGAACTTAGGTTTTTTTGGAAAGGGGAACTGTTCAGCAGAAGAACCTATCGAAGAGCAGGTTGAAGCCGGAGCATTAGGGGTAAAAATCCACGAAGACTGGGGAGCAACACCTGCAACCATTGATGCTGCTTTGAAAGTAGCAGATAAATATGATGTTCAGGTTGCCATACACACCGATACTTTAAATGAAGGTGGATTTCTTGAAGATACCATGAGAGCGATTAATGGAAGAGTAATCCACACTTTCCACACGGAAGGAGCTGGTGGAGGTCACGCGCCGGACATCATTAAAGCTGCCATGTATCCAAACGTATTACCCGCGTCTACTAATCCTACACGCCCTTACACAGTCAATACTATCGATGAGCACCTGGATATGCTGATGGTTTGTCACCATTTGAGCAAAAATATTCCTGAAGACGTGGCATTCGCAGATTCTCGTATTCGTCCTGAAACCATTGCAGCAGAAGATATTCTTCACGATATGGGAGTTTTCAGTATCATGAGTTCTGACTCTCAGGCAATGGGCAGACCAGGGGAAGTTATTACAAGAACCTGGCAGACGGCAAGCAAAATGAAGGAGCAGAGAGGTGATTTAGCTGAAGATAAAGATAGCGGAAACGATAACTACCGTGCTAAAAGATACGTGGCCAAATATACCATCAATCCGGCCATCGCACATGGTATTTCAGAATATGTAGGATCTGTAGAAGAAGGAAAATTAGCGGATTTGGTAATCTGGAAACCAGCATTATTCGGGGTTAAACCTGAAATGATTGTAAAAGGAGGATTTGTAATTGCTGCTAAAATGGGAGATCCTAATGCATCTATTCCAACGCCACAGCCCATCATCTACAGAAATATGTTTGGAGCCCACGGAAAAGCCAAGTATGGTATTTGTGCCAACTTCGTATCTCAGATCTCTATAGATAATGGAACTATCGCTTCTTACGGATTAGAAAAAATGATCCTTCCGGTGAAAAATTGTAGAAATATTGGTAAAAAAGACCTTATCCATAACGATAAGACACCTTTAATTGAAGTGAATCCTGAAAATTATAAAGTAACAGTGGATGGTGAATACATCACTTGTGAACCGGCGGAAAAACTTCCTTTAACACAGTTGTATTACCTGTTCTAA
- the ureA gene encoding urease subunit gamma — protein sequence MHLTPRETEKLMLFLAGELALKRKARGLKLNYPESIALISHFLLEGARDGKKVAELMQEGANLLTKDDVMPGVAEMIHDVQIEATFPDGTKLVTVHNPIR from the coding sequence ATGCACTTAACACCTCGAGAAACAGAGAAGCTTATGCTATTTCTGGCAGGAGAACTCGCTCTGAAAAGAAAAGCGAGAGGCCTTAAATTAAATTATCCCGAATCAATCGCATTAATCAGTCACTTTTTGCTTGAAGGAGCAAGAGATGGAAAAAAAGTAGCCGAACTGATGCAGGAAGGAGCTAATCTTTTGACAAAAGATGATGTAATGCCCGGCGTGGCAGAAATGATCCACGATGTTCAGATCGAAGCTACATTCCCTGACGGGACAAAGCTGGTAACCGTACACAACCCAATCCGTTAA
- the pruA gene encoding L-glutamate gamma-semialdehyde dehydrogenase, which yields MSKAISQVPLAVNEPVNSYEPGSPEVKSLISTYKKMWAEKVEIPMIINGKEVKTDKKVQLQSPQDHAHDFGFYYQGGMQHVDDAINAALAAKKEWNELGWEQRAAIFLKAADLLAGPYRDVINAATMIGQSKNVHQAEIDSACEFIDFLRFNVEFMTEMYAEQPVSDNGIWNRVEYRPLEGFCFAVTPFNFTAISGNLPTCMAMLGNVVVWKPSDKQIYSAKVIMDVLTEAGLPAGVINMIFTDGKETAEKVLAHPDFAGLHFTGSTRVFQGMWKMIGDNIHNYRTYPRIVGETGGKDFVIAHPSANVEAVATALVRGAFEYQGQKCSAASRAYIPKSLWADVKKVMEAQMSTIKIGSPEDPSNFINAVIDKNSFEKCKGYIDRANASGEATVAIGGKYDDSKGWFVHPTVIETTNPQYESMIEEIFGPILSVYVYEDQDWKETLKLVDSSSPYSLTGSVFAQDRYAINEAFKALENASGNFYINDKPTGAVVGQQPFGGGRASGTNDKAGSKMNLLRWTSVRSIKETFVSPKDYKYPYLG from the coding sequence ATGTCAAAAGCAATTTCGCAAGTACCATTAGCGGTAAACGAGCCGGTAAATTCTTATGAGCCGGGATCTCCGGAAGTTAAAAGCCTTATCAGTACTTATAAAAAGATGTGGGCTGAAAAAGTGGAAATTCCAATGATCATCAACGGAAAGGAAGTAAAGACCGATAAAAAAGTACAGCTTCAGTCTCCTCAGGATCATGCTCACGACTTCGGATTCTATTACCAGGGTGGTATGCAGCATGTGGATGACGCAATCAATGCGGCATTGGCAGCTAAAAAAGAATGGAATGAACTAGGTTGGGAACAACGTGCAGCCATTTTCCTAAAGGCAGCTGACCTTTTAGCTGGCCCTTACAGAGATGTGATTAATGCAGCAACGATGATCGGACAATCTAAAAACGTACACCAGGCTGAAATTGATTCTGCCTGCGAGTTCATTGATTTCTTAAGATTCAATGTAGAGTTTATGACAGAAATGTATGCTGAACAGCCTGTTTCTGACAATGGTATCTGGAACCGTGTAGAATACAGACCATTAGAAGGATTCTGTTTTGCAGTTACTCCGTTCAACTTTACAGCGATTTCAGGGAACCTTCCTACCTGTATGGCCATGTTAGGAAACGTGGTGGTTTGGAAGCCTTCCGATAAGCAGATCTATTCCGCAAAAGTAATCATGGATGTGTTAACTGAAGCAGGTCTTCCTGCAGGGGTTATCAATATGATCTTTACAGACGGAAAAGAAACGGCTGAAAAAGTATTGGCTCACCCTGATTTTGCAGGTCTTCACTTCACAGGTTCCACAAGAGTATTCCAGGGAATGTGGAAAATGATCGGTGATAATATCCATAACTACAGAACCTATCCAAGAATCGTTGGAGAAACCGGTGGTAAAGACTTTGTCATCGCTCACCCGTCTGCCAACGTAGAAGCTGTAGCTACTGCATTGGTAAGAGGAGCTTTCGAATACCAGGGACAAAAATGTTCTGCCGCTTCAAGAGCTTATATTCCTAAGTCGCTTTGGGCTGATGTGAAGAAAGTGATGGAAGCTCAGATGAGCACGATCAAAATTGGTTCTCCTGAAGATCCGTCTAATTTCATAAATGCTGTAATCGATAAAAATTCTTTCGAAAAATGTAAAGGATATATCGACAGGGCTAACGCTTCCGGTGAAGCTACTGTAGCTATTGGCGGTAAATATGATGATTCTAAAGGATGGTTTGTACACCCAACAGTTATTGAAACAACAAACCCACAATATGAGAGTATGATAGAAGAGATCTTCGGACCTATTTTATCTGTTTATGTATATGAAGATCAGGACTGGAAAGAAACCTTAAAACTTGTTGATTCTTCTTCTCCTTATTCATTGACAGGTTCTGTGTTTGCACAAGACCGTTATGCAATTAATGAAGCTTTTAAAGCATTGGAAAATGCTTCAGGAAACTTCTACATCAATGATAAACCTACAGGTGCTGTAGTAGGACAACAGCCTTTCGGTGGTGGCAGAGCTTCAGGAACAAATGACAAAGCAGGTTCTAAAATGAACCTTCTCAGATGGACTTCCGTAAGAAGTATCAAAGAAACTTTTGTTTCTCCAAAAGATTACAAATATCCATATCTGGGATAA
- a CDS encoding lysozyme family protein: MAIIKKAKNINIQVTNNYTSISKVSHEESEKVIIEATKQNLELSSQKKTILQGFGKDGTTDDGNTEKNEKKCYCNRDFTPNEIKDIVIALRKGEIIGSTVRKTIEEVNGIKKTVFKKVSLSVYDMINTKDLLFANQSDIKRAEHLSVDDSTYEKVTDIINKLLKTYDINSCIRKIHFIAQAYHESHRFRATFEGRTEANTPSNYSGGYHFQGRGFMQLTHDYNYVKYYNKVYGTKEVLKDKKFYTEKLIPFAKLLATNIEYAFDSAGWYWKNDDEVNAIGVNMNLAADQDNTLYVSQGINGKVRSPNGLKERIKYVADLKEIMKYENCSNKKN, translated from the coding sequence ATGGCTATTATAAAAAAAGCAAAAAATATCAATATACAAGTTACCAATAATTATACTTCAATAAGCAAAGTATCTCATGAAGAATCAGAAAAGGTAATCATTGAAGCTACCAAACAAAACCTGGAATTATCCAGTCAAAAAAAGACCATATTACAAGGTTTTGGAAAAGACGGAACAACAGATGATGGAAATACAGAAAAAAATGAAAAAAAATGTTATTGTAACAGGGATTTTACACCTAATGAAATAAAGGACATTGTCATTGCATTAAGAAAGGGGGAAATTATAGGCAGTACAGTCAGGAAAACAATTGAAGAAGTAAATGGTATAAAGAAAACTGTTTTCAAAAAAGTTTCTTTAAGTGTTTATGACATGATTAACACTAAAGATTTATTATTTGCAAATCAATCAGACATAAAAAGAGCGGAACATTTATCAGTGGATGATTCAACTTATGAAAAAGTTACAGATATCATAAACAAATTGCTTAAAACCTATGATATAAATAGTTGTATTAGAAAAATTCATTTTATTGCCCAAGCCTATCATGAGTCTCATAGATTTAGGGCTACATTTGAAGGAAGGACAGAAGCAAATACTCCATCAAATTATAGTGGTGGTTACCATTTTCAAGGAAGAGGTTTTATGCAACTCACTCATGATTATAATTATGTAAAATATTACAATAAGGTTTATGGCACCAAAGAAGTTTTAAAAGATAAAAAATTTTATACCGAGAAACTTATTCCTTTTGCTAAATTATTGGCAACAAATATTGAATATGCATTTGATTCTGCCGGATGGTATTGGAAAAACGATGATGAAGTTAATGCTATCGGAGTTAATATGAATCTAGCTGCAGATCAAGATAACACCTTATATGTATCTCAAGGAATTAATGGAAAAGTAAGATCGCCTAATGGTTTAAAAGAACGAATTAAATATGTAGCAGACCTTAAAGAAATTATGAAATATGAAAATTGTAGCAATAAGAAAAATTAA
- a CDS encoding serine hydrolase — translation MKKILYLLPLLLYTFMLSQEPKENLKGIDEEINAIMKDYQAVGISIVIVKNNEVTYSKGYGYRDYENKLPVTPNTVFSIGSNTKSFTSALIGMLESEKKISIQDKPSRYIPYLTFSTDRMNNLITIEDLLEHRSGLGSIDGTYIFFPASKRIDLMQRLPFIKENGEPKNSWKYSNFGYLMLGAIAEQVNGKSWDDLIRQKIFVPLKMDHSSTSVDEMITQPDFSYPYGLYQKNIEKVLFQRPENDKPGAAVNSSAADLANWIRLWLNYGSFEKQELISKEYIKNAMSAKVMIDGAPPASPDAKNYLFGCGYGWLTQVFKGHYKVWHAGGVSGFNSNIFLFPAEKLGIAVLSNQQNSDISNTIANMISIRMLGLDHGKPYSYEKSIGDIAKPHKRIRTAINEKKKPTHDLDLYCGEYFNKGYGTLTIVKEGNNLYVRFPTFKFLLMHRQYDLFASELTEEVPQQMNPDFDFNFTLDDKGDINGVTMDMHGGITFRKIK, via the coding sequence ATGAAAAAAATACTTTACCTGCTGCCCCTGCTATTATACACTTTTATGTTGAGCCAGGAGCCAAAAGAAAACCTTAAGGGAATTGATGAAGAGATCAATGCCATCATGAAAGATTATCAGGCTGTAGGAATATCCATAGTAATTGTCAAAAATAATGAGGTCACTTATTCTAAAGGTTATGGATACAGGGATTATGAAAATAAACTTCCCGTAACTCCCAATACCGTTTTTAGCATCGGAAGCAATACCAAATCATTTACATCCGCCTTAATAGGTATGTTGGAAAGTGAAAAGAAAATATCCATTCAGGATAAACCTTCACGATATATTCCTTACCTGACATTTTCTACGGATAGAATGAACAATCTCATCACAATCGAAGATTTACTGGAACACAGAAGCGGATTGGGGAGTATAGATGGAACCTACATTTTCTTTCCCGCATCTAAACGTATAGATCTGATGCAAAGACTTCCCTTTATCAAAGAAAATGGAGAACCTAAAAATAGCTGGAAATACAGCAATTTTGGATATCTCATGCTGGGAGCTATTGCAGAGCAGGTAAATGGTAAAAGCTGGGATGATCTTATCAGACAGAAAATCTTTGTTCCTTTAAAGATGGATCATAGTAGCACATCTGTGGATGAAATGATAACACAGCCTGATTTTTCCTACCCGTATGGACTTTACCAAAAAAATATTGAGAAAGTACTGTTTCAGAGACCTGAAAATGATAAACCGGGAGCTGCGGTTAACAGTTCTGCAGCTGATTTGGCCAACTGGATCAGACTTTGGTTAAACTATGGAAGTTTTGAAAAACAAGAGCTTATTTCAAAAGAATACATAAAAAATGCAATGAGTGCCAAAGTCATGATTGATGGCGCTCCTCCGGCCAGTCCGGATGCCAAAAATTACCTGTTTGGTTGCGGGTATGGTTGGCTTACTCAGGTTTTCAAAGGTCATTATAAGGTGTGGCATGCTGGAGGAGTATCAGGCTTCAATTCTAATATTTTTCTATTTCCGGCTGAAAAACTGGGGATAGCCGTTTTAAGCAATCAGCAGAATTCCGATATATCCAATACCATTGCCAATATGATTTCAATCCGTATGCTTGGGTTAGATCATGGCAAACCTTATTCCTATGAAAAGAGTATAGGTGATATTGCCAAGCCGCATAAAAGAATCCGGACGGCTATCAATGAAAAGAAAAAGCCAACCCATGATCTTGATTTATATTGCGGTGAGTATTTTAATAAAGGATATGGAACATTAACGATTGTTAAAGAAGGAAATAACCTGTACGTCCGTTTTCCAACTTTCAAATTTCTATTGATGCACCGGCAGTATGACCTTTTTGCTTCAGAATTAACAGAAGAAGTTCCACAGCAAATGAATCCTGATTTCGATTTTAATTTTACCCTGGATGATAAAGGAGACATCAATGGAGTTACTATGGATATGCACGGTGGAATTACATTCAGGAAAATAAAATAG
- a CDS encoding thioredoxin family protein, whose amino-acid sequence MKKIALFSSLLIGALALAQGIKFEDSNFATILAKAKKENKLVFVDAYASWCGPCKLMVKNIFPLQSVGDYYNSHFINAKIDMEKGEGIALAKKYNVKAFPTYLFINGDGEAVHRTLGYVEEKDFIQFAKDAEDPNKRLTALKQKFENGEKDPEFLKNLAGLTMYNDADFAGKVMNRYFQQKTTLDQEDIQMLLSGTQSTDSPLYTIFHEKKADIIKFLPADKYEKFDKNIKLNTVAKKAYNADTKTWNDNYFMTEAQKFLSKEEAEKIYKRMKANRALKNKDIPAYEKLILELYKDTSAASSEELNSLAWNFFENVNNKASLEKAIAWAQESVKKDQNYANTDTLANLYNKIGDKKNAKLWAEKSIELAKSTGEDFSDTEKLLKSL is encoded by the coding sequence ATGAAAAAAATAGCATTATTTTCTTCTTTATTGATAGGAGCCCTGGCGCTGGCACAGGGAATCAAATTTGAAGACAGTAACTTTGCCACTATCCTGGCGAAAGCAAAAAAAGAAAACAAACTGGTATTTGTAGATGCCTATGCCTCCTGGTGCGGACCATGTAAACTGATGGTAAAAAATATTTTCCCCCTTCAGAGTGTGGGTGATTATTACAACTCACATTTCATTAATGCTAAAATTGATATGGAAAAAGGAGAAGGAATAGCCCTTGCAAAAAAATATAATGTAAAGGCATTCCCAACTTATTTATTTATCAATGGAGATGGTGAAGCTGTCCACAGAACATTAGGATACGTGGAGGAAAAAGACTTTATCCAGTTTGCAAAGGATGCAGAAGATCCTAACAAAAGGCTTACTGCTTTAAAGCAAAAATTTGAAAACGGTGAAAAAGATCCTGAATTTTTGAAAAATCTTGCAGGACTTACCATGTACAATGATGCTGATTTTGCAGGAAAAGTCATGAACCGTTATTTCCAGCAAAAAACAACACTTGATCAGGAAGATATTCAGATGTTGCTTTCAGGTACCCAAAGTACAGACAGTCCTCTGTATACCATTTTCCATGAAAAGAAAGCCGATATCATAAAGTTTCTTCCTGCAGATAAGTATGAAAAATTCGATAAGAACATAAAGCTGAATACTGTTGCCAAAAAGGCCTATAACGCGGATACAAAAACCTGGAATGATAATTATTTTATGACTGAAGCCCAGAAATTCTTAAGCAAAGAAGAAGCTGAGAAAATCTATAAAAGAATGAAGGCTAACAGGGCATTAAAGAATAAGGATATTCCTGCGTACGAAAAACTGATCCTTGAGTTGTATAAAGATACTTCTGCTGCAAGCTCTGAAGAATTGAATTCCCTTGCATGGAACTTCTTTGAAAATGTAAACAATAAGGCTTCTTTGGAAAAAGCTATTGCCTGGGCGCAGGAATCTGTAAAGAAAGACCAGAACTACGCCAATACAGATACACTGGCTAATCTTTACAATAAAATCGGGGATAAGAAAAATGCCAAACTATGGGCTGAAAAGTCTATTGAGTTGGCAAAAAGCACCGGAGAGGATTTTTCAGACACTGAAAAATTACTGAAAAGCTTATAA
- a CDS encoding 3-oxoacyl-ACP synthase III family protein, with translation MIKSTIKGVGFYVPDNVVTNDDLAKLMTTNDEWITERTGIKERRHRKNRNDSQETTAYLGCKAAEKALENAGLTPKDIDYIVFATLSPDYYFPGCGVLLQDMLGCDTIGALDVRNQCSGFVYSMSVANAFIKSGTYKNILVVGAEVHSFGLDFSDEGRGVSVIFGDGAGAVVLSATEDENAGDILAVNMHSEGKYADELCTQFPGSKFGWSDRMRKEPEHVTNKEVYPIMNGNFVFKHAVTRFPETMMEALNKAGKTVEDLDMFIPHQANLRIAQFVQEKFGLPNDKIFNNIQKYGNTTAASIPIALSEAIEQGKIKRGDLVLLSAFGSGFTWGSVLFEY, from the coding sequence ATGATTAAAAGTACAATAAAAGGTGTGGGATTTTATGTTCCAGATAACGTTGTTACAAATGATGATTTAGCCAAACTAATGACTACTAATGATGAATGGATTACAGAGAGAACAGGCATCAAGGAACGAAGACACAGAAAAAACAGAAATGATTCCCAGGAGACCACTGCATATTTAGGTTGTAAGGCTGCTGAAAAAGCGCTTGAGAATGCAGGTCTTACTCCCAAAGATATAGATTATATTGTGTTTGCAACCCTTTCTCCCGATTACTATTTTCCCGGATGTGGAGTATTGCTGCAGGATATGTTAGGCTGTGATACCATCGGAGCATTAGATGTAAGAAACCAGTGTTCCGGGTTTGTATATTCTATGAGTGTCGCCAATGCATTCATTAAATCCGGGACTTATAAAAATATACTTGTTGTAGGAGCAGAAGTTCATTCTTTCGGATTAGATTTTTCTGACGAAGGAAGAGGGGTTTCTGTAATTTTCGGAGATGGGGCAGGAGCCGTTGTACTTTCTGCAACTGAAGATGAAAATGCAGGAGATATTCTGGCTGTAAATATGCATTCTGAGGGAAAATATGCAGATGAGTTGTGCACGCAGTTCCCTGGTTCTAAATTCGGATGGAGTGACAGAATGAGAAAAGAACCTGAACATGTGACGAATAAAGAAGTTTACCCGATTATGAATGGAAACTTTGTCTTCAAGCATGCAGTCACAAGATTCCCGGAAACGATGATGGAAGCGCTTAATAAAGCCGGAAAGACTGTTGAGGATCTGGATATGTTTATTCCACATCAGGCTAACCTGAGAATTGCACAGTTTGTTCAGGAGAAGTTTGGTTTACCGAATGATAAAATATTTAATAATATCCAGAAATACGGGAATACTACAGCTGCTTCTATTCCAATTGCTTTAAGCGAGGCGATCGAACAGGGAAAAATTAAGAGAGGGGATCTGGTGCTTCTTTCTGCTTTCGGAAGCGGATTTACATGGGGAAGTGTCCTTTTTGAATATTAA
- a CDS encoding AraC family transcriptional regulator has translation MSKNLLQLLFLLVTANSLLGQKKNNFDQICERTSVVTSHKDLPKAIRTADSLYISAQEPLEKVKSLILSSELYHFGGDFKKAICYSENAYSLINQMNDQEWMAYVSRLLARQYRQVGLHERSKKYIVKGLEASQKISDRHKSHEMAGLLNQEMAYYEMEQGNYSEAIRYIEVSLKCFEKINTQNEDRTEAASYQLLGDVYFKLNDYAVSENYYRKAERLLTKGSCILGLVYNGLGGIRLKQKNWEDAELYLKKAEKIADTSRSIKLKKAVYSNINDYYEGTGDNFKASLYAVKYVRAYDSIAARNHGFVLKNLEPSENKNNKKSRLNIVKNTTIIVLLVSLVGLITFFRTRQKRQYSKFRNIIRARLQPIANSGQVLKKADNLEFSNISVEEIDEKDSEDDRKRNESLMTSETESKLLELLESFEKGNLYNSKGMSLSFLAGELSTNTKYLSYVINKHKNADFKTYINRLRINYIVDKLINDEKYRQYKISILADECGFSSHSKFATVFKAVTDFSPSAYIKYLEAENQSAKNG, from the coding sequence ATGTCTAAAAATTTACTGCAGCTTTTGTTTTTGCTTGTCACAGCAAACTCCTTATTAGGACAAAAAAAGAATAATTTCGATCAGATCTGTGAAAGAACCTCTGTTGTTACTTCCCATAAAGATTTACCAAAAGCAATCAGAACTGCTGATTCTCTCTATATATCGGCACAAGAACCATTGGAAAAGGTAAAGAGTCTTATACTTTCTTCAGAATTGTACCATTTTGGCGGAGATTTTAAAAAAGCAATCTGTTATAGTGAAAATGCGTACTCTCTCATCAATCAGATGAATGACCAGGAGTGGATGGCTTATGTGAGCAGGCTCCTGGCCAGGCAGTACCGCCAGGTAGGTCTTCATGAAAGATCAAAAAAATATATTGTAAAAGGATTAGAAGCTTCCCAAAAGATCAGTGATAGACACAAGAGTCATGAGATGGCAGGGCTGCTCAACCAGGAAATGGCTTACTATGAAATGGAGCAGGGAAACTATTCAGAGGCTATACGGTATATTGAAGTTTCATTGAAGTGTTTTGAGAAAATAAACACCCAGAATGAAGACAGGACCGAAGCGGCTTCCTATCAGTTGTTGGGCGATGTGTATTTTAAGCTTAATGATTATGCTGTTTCTGAAAACTATTACCGGAAAGCTGAAAGACTTCTTACAAAGGGAAGCTGCATTCTGGGCCTGGTTTATAATGGTTTGGGGGGAATCCGCCTGAAACAAAAAAACTGGGAAGATGCTGAACTATATCTTAAAAAAGCTGAGAAAATTGCTGATACATCCAGAAGCATCAAACTGAAAAAAGCTGTTTATTCTAATATTAATGATTACTATGAAGGAACCGGTGATAATTTTAAAGCTTCCTTATATGCTGTGAAATATGTAAGGGCCTACGATAGTATTGCGGCCCGTAACCACGGATTTGTATTGAAAAACCTGGAGCCTTCAGAAAATAAGAATAACAAAAAGAGCAGACTCAATATCGTTAAAAATACAACCATTATAGTTTTGTTGGTATCCTTAGTTGGTTTGATCACTTTCTTTAGAACCAGGCAGAAAAGACAATACTCAAAATTCAGGAATATTATAAGAGCCCGTTTACAACCCATAGCCAATAGCGGACAGGTGCTGAAAAAAGCAGATAACCTTGAATTTTCCAATATTTCAGTAGAGGAAATAGATGAAAAAGACAGTGAGGATGACCGAAAAAGAAACGAATCCCTGATGACCTCCGAAACAGAATCCAAATTGCTTGAACTTCTCGAAAGCTTTGAAAAAGGAAACCTTTATAACAGTAAAGGAATGTCTCTTTCTTTTCTGGCCGGTGAACTCAGCACCAATACCAAATATCTTTCCTATGTGATTAATAAGCATAAAAATGCTGACTTTAAAACGTACATCAACCGGTTAAGAATCAATTATATTGTAGATAAATTGATTAATGATGAAAAATACAGACAATATAAAATAAGTATTCTGGCTGATGAATGTGGTTTTTCTTCCCACAGCAAGTTTGCAACCGTATTTAAAGCTGTTACTGATTTCTCTCCTTCAGCCTATATTAAATACCTTGAAGCTGAAAATCAATCAGCTAAAAATGGTTGA